Genomic DNA from Acidimicrobiia bacterium:
GGTGACGTCGCGGTAGTGGAACCGCGCGCCGTCGTGGTCGACGTGGTCCTCGGTCCAGAGCCGGCGCAACAACGGGAGCGCCTCGTCGAACCACGGCGCGCGCTCCTCGCGCGTCACGCCGAACGCCTGCTGCTCGACCGGGCTGACGACGCCGAGCCCGAACGCCGGCAGCGCCCGTCCACCCGAGAGCCGGTCGAGGCTGGCCCACGACTTCGCGAGCAGCACCGGGTTGCGACCGGGCAGCACCTGCACGCTCGTGCCGAGCTTCATGCGGCGCGTCCGGCCGGCCGCGACGGCGAGCGCGACCAGCGGGTCGGGCGACGGCCCGGTCGCGCGCTCCGAGAGCCACAGCGAGTCGAACCCGAGGTCCTCGAGCGCGTCGACGAGATCGGCGAACCCCCGGCCGTCGAGCTCGGCCGCCACGCCAAGCCCGAACCCGACCCGGACCTTCACCGCCGTGACGTCCATGCGTCGCTCCTCGTCGTATCACGACGTTCAGCGACGCATGGACGGGAGGGGGTCACCCGCGCACCCACTCGTACTTGCGCAGCTCGCGGCGGGCGATCTGCTGCTTGTGCACCTCGTCGGGGCCGTCGACGAGGTGCAGCGTGCGTGCATGCGTGTACATCGCGGCCAGCGGCCAGTCGTCGGACACGCCCGCGCCGCCGAACAGCTGGATGGCGCGGTCGATGACGTTCGTCGCGACGCGCGCCGCGACGACCTTGATCGCGGCGATCTCGAAACGCGCGCCCTTGTTGCCGACGGCGTCCATCAGCCACGCGGCCTTCATCGTCAGGAGCCGGGCCTGCTCGATCTCGATGCGCGACTCTGCGACGCGGTCCTGCACGACGCC
This window encodes:
- a CDS encoding TIGR03619 family F420-dependent LLM class oxidoreductase, with product MDVTAVKVRVGFGLGVAAELDGRGFADLVDALEDLGFDSLWLSERATGPSPDPLVALAVAAGRTRRMKLGTSVQVLPGRNPVLLAKSWASLDRLSGGRALPAFGLGVVSPVEQQAFGVTREERAPWFDEALPLLRRLWTEDHVDHDGARFHYRDVTVLPKPVQQPLDVWLGGRAPSELRRVGRLADGWLPSFCVPVDVAQGRETVITAAGEVGRAIDTEHWGALVAYAHGELPDQLVAALASRLPGVDPRRVIPVGHDALRARLEEFLAVGFSKLVPVPLGAPHVSWPDELAALADATLDLQT